One window of Myripristis murdjan chromosome 8, fMyrMur1.1, whole genome shotgun sequence genomic DNA carries:
- the LOC115363971 gene encoding myeloid-associated differentiation marker homolog encodes MDVKTLTAPVGIVRMLEVIFTCISFSLVASLGHITYSFWTWCMFTWCFCFCLTVLILVLEITGVNQKVPISWDDFTTAFAMLATLMILSASVIYSTFFTCSSCGRQIGACVTSFLAFLLYATEVGLTRAKPGEISGFLTTVPGLLKVLEAFVACIIFICLDDNHFSRFPGLQWCVAVYSICFIFALVIITFTIGRLLALLPAPFGKVLTCCNVLAVLMYMTAVVIWPVYSFKEPRPTICAHVRCPGWDNLVVVSFMTCFNLVAYIVDTVYSVRLSFISSA; translated from the exons ATGGATGTTAAGACCCTGACGGCACCTGTTGGCATTGTGCGGATGCTGGAGGTGATTTTCACCTGTATCTCCTTCAGCCTGGTGGCATCACTGGGCCACATTACCTACTCCTTCTGGACATGGTGCATGTTCACCTGGTGCTTCTGCTTCTGTCTCACTGTCCTCATACTTGTCCTGGAAATCACCGGTGTCAACCAGAAGGTGCCGATCTCCTGGGATGACTTCACCACCGCTTTTGCCATGCTGGCGACCCTCATG ATCCTGTCAGCATCCGTCATTTATTCCACCTTCttcacctgctcctcctgtggcaGGCAGATTGGTGCTTGTGTTACTTCTTTTCTGGCCTTCCTCCTGTATGCCACAGAGGTCGGGCTGACCCGTGCCAAACCCGGTGAGATCAGTGGCTTCCTGACCACGGTCCCAGGCCTCCTCAAGGTCCTGGAGGCCTTCGTGGCctgcatcatcttcatctgcttGGACGACAACCATTTCTCAAGGTTTCCAGGGCTCCAGTGGTGTGTTGCTGTCTACTCCATATGCTTCATTTTTGCCCttgtcatcatcaccttcaccaTCGGCCGCCTGTTGGCTCTCCTCCCTGCACCTTTTGGAAAAGTTCTCACATGCTGCAACGTGCTGGCTGTGTTGATGTACATGACCGCGGTTGTCATCTGGCCAGTATACAGCTTCAAGGAGCCAAGGCCAACTATTTGTGCTCATGTTAGGTGTCCTGGCTGGGATAATTTAGTGGTGGTTTCTTTCATGACCTGTTTCAATCTCGTTGCTTATATTGTGGATACTGTTTATTCTGTAAGGCTGTCCTTTATCAGCAGTGCATAA
- the LOC115363115 gene encoding myeloid-associated differentiation marker-like: MARVDVRSVTQPVGVMRLAVTILTCLSFSLVAKVGYVSSSYWAWCMFTWCFCCFFTLLIIVLEFTTLSTKVPFSWDDFTTAFAMLATLMCLVASIIYPTFFTCKTCYYQIGATVVSWVCFGVYAGEVALTRLRPRGQNSGFLSTLPGIFKMLETFVACLIFTSLEPGQYSGVPELQWCVAVYSLCFIFTILIIVLSTGQLLSFVPFAFDKLVTIYNVVAALMYMTALVVWPLYSLHKNSRPSACGYPCAWDKLVVVTFMTIVNVIVYTLDAVFSVWKVFLTRDP, translated from the coding sequence ATGGCGCGTGTGGATGTGCGGTCCGTCACCCAGCCTGTGGGCGTCATGCGCCTTGCGGTGACCATTCTCACCTGTCTTTCTTTCAGCCTGGTGGCAAAGGTGGGGTATGTATCATCCTCCTACTGGGCGTGGTGTATGTTTACCTGGtgcttctgctgcttcttcaCCCTCCTCATCATCGTCCTGGAGTTCACCACTCTCAGCACCAAGGTACCCTTCTCCTGGGATGACTTTACTACTGCCTTTGCTATGCTGGCCACCCTCATGTGCCTTGTCGCCTCAATCATCTATCCCACCTTTTTCACCTGCAAGACCTGCTACTACCAGATCGGTGCCACTGTAGTGTCCTGGGTCTGTTTCGGTGTGTATGCCGGCGAAGTGGCCCTGACCCGTCTTCGTCCTCGCGGGCAGAACAGCGGGTTCCTCTCCACTCTACCTGGCATTTTTAAGATGCTGGAGACCTTTGTGGCCTGTCTTATTTTCACCTCCCTGGAGCCAGGCCAGTACTCTGGTGTCCCAGAGCTCCAGTGGTGTGTGGCTGTGTACTCCCTGTGCTTCATTTTCACCATCCTCATTATCGTGCTCAGCACAGGACAGCTGCTCTCATTTGTTCCATTTGCCTTTGACAAGCTGGTAACAATCTATAATGTGGTGGCAGCACTTATGTACATGACGGCCTTGGTGGTTTGGCCACTCTACAGCTTGCACAAGAACAGCAGACCCAGTGCCTGTGGCTACCCTTGTGCCTGGGATAAATTGGTGGTGGTCACCTTTATGACAATTGTCAACGTTATTGTTTACACCTTGGACGCTGTCTTCTCTGTATGGAAGGTGTTTCTCACCAGGGACCCCTGA